One segment of Vibrio gazogenes DNA contains the following:
- a CDS encoding methyltransferase domain-containing protein, whose product MEPARSEKKIDKPHSWNQLKNGQWVSESIQTRLDEWWPKLFGYHMLKLGGLSCELASSLSNIQHQVHLDIENPLHTLIADEYDLPFLEKSIDVVILAHQLDYCNDPHRMLREVDRVMVDDGYLIVTGFNPMSLTGCASILPWRKKYLPWSGRMFTPSRISDWLGVLNYQVLECERYALFPVQNYRPLWTWLENNISDSCRTFGSLYFIVARKRTYPLKLIKPHWRFKRPLSPVRINYRTHSE is encoded by the coding sequence ATGGAACCGGCACGCAGTGAAAAAAAAATCGATAAGCCACACTCTTGGAACCAGTTGAAGAATGGTCAATGGGTCAGTGAGTCGATCCAAACCCGGTTAGATGAGTGGTGGCCGAAATTATTTGGTTATCATATGCTGAAATTGGGCGGTTTAAGTTGTGAGCTTGCCAGTAGTCTTTCAAATATTCAACATCAAGTCCATTTGGATATAGAAAACCCATTACATACACTCATTGCAGATGAGTATGACTTACCTTTTCTGGAAAAAAGTATTGATGTGGTGATTTTGGCGCATCAGCTCGATTATTGTAACGATCCGCACCGCATGCTCAGAGAAGTTGATCGGGTGATGGTTGATGACGGTTATCTGATTGTGACCGGATTTAATCCGATGAGTCTGACCGGATGTGCGAGTATCTTACCGTGGCGCAAGAAATATTTGCCGTGGAGCGGGCGGATGTTCACGCCCAGCCGTATCAGTGACTGGCTGGGCGTTTTGAACTATCAAGTGCTTGAATGCGAACGGTATGCGTTGTTTCCGGTTCAGAATTACCGTCCACTCTGGACTTGGCTGGAAAATAATATCAGTGATAGCTGTCGTACTTTCGGTAGCCTGTACTTTATCGTTGCCAGAAAAAGAACCTATCCGTTGAAGCTGATTAAACCGCACTGGCGTTTCAAACGCCCGCTCAGCCCGGTTCGGATCAATTACCGTACCCATTCTGAGTGA
- the gloB gene encoding hydroxyacylglutathione hydrolase yields MLNIKSIPAFRDNYIWLIQNRDQHCVVVDPGDAGVVIDYLTSNHLTLDAILITHHHADHVGGISELVRHYPHIHVVGPANEAIPGITHPVSGGDQIEVFDHIFHIIDLKGHTLGHIGYLGESEVFCGDTLFSAGCGRLFEGTAEEMWQSLQKLRALPEETKVYCAHEYTASNIAFALAVEPENPALQAYRDTVNRLRAHHQPTLPTTIGLEKQINPFLRPEQAEIIKSVSDRNSALDPLSVFTVLREWKNEF; encoded by the coding sequence ATGTTAAACATCAAAAGCATACCTGCATTTCGCGATAATTACATCTGGCTCATCCAAAATAGAGATCAACACTGTGTCGTTGTTGACCCCGGTGATGCTGGCGTTGTCATTGACTACCTGACATCCAATCATCTGACTTTAGATGCAATCCTCATTACACACCATCATGCCGATCATGTAGGTGGCATCAGTGAACTTGTCCGTCACTATCCTCATATTCATGTTGTCGGTCCGGCCAATGAAGCAATCCCCGGTATCACTCATCCCGTCTCCGGTGGTGATCAGATTGAAGTATTCGACCATATATTTCATATCATCGATTTAAAAGGGCATACACTGGGACATATTGGCTATTTGGGTGAATCCGAAGTTTTCTGTGGTGACACGTTGTTTTCTGCCGGATGTGGCCGCCTGTTTGAAGGGACTGCGGAAGAGATGTGGCAGTCATTACAGAAATTGAGAGCTTTGCCAGAAGAAACCAAGGTTTACTGCGCCCATGAATATACAGCCAGCAATATTGCCTTTGCATTAGCCGTCGAGCCGGAAAACCCAGCCTTACAGGCATATCGCGATACCGTCAATCGCTTGCGCGCCCATCATCAGCCCACCTTACCAACAACCATAGGGCTAGAGAAACAAATTAATCCTTTTCTACGCCCGGAACAGGCTGAAATTATTAAATCCGTCTCAGATAGGAACTCTGCCCTTGATCCACTCTCTGTTTTTACAGTATTACGTGAGTGGAAAAACGAATTTTAA
- a CDS encoding lytic transglycosylase: protein MRIHISWVLMLLVTGCQTTQPFEQTNASDPTNTQSPEHSENAAAKPPATFQTAVKEQKKIPTPQEQTDLWQRIIMQFRLSVPDQASVKRYRAWYLRHPGHIETVAQRATPFLYLITEKIEQRHLPLELALLPVVESSFDAFAYSYGRAAGLWQFVPSTGKIYGLKQNFWYDGRRDVDAATDAALDYLSYLNKKFNGNWNHAIAAYNSGSGRVSSAIRRNKRKGLPTDFFSLDLPKETSSYVPKLLALVDVIAHHQQYGIELPPITNQPVLARVDPQKQLDLAVAAKYAGISVRELQSYNPAFNQWATSPNGPYNLLIPVDKVSVFEQAIEADDGKGMKLIRYQVKSGDVLSTIAQKYNTTTKVIQTVNHLDGMLIRVGQYLMIPTSVKDEKAYTLSMSNRLAKIQSRVRGQYKMTHRVRSGESLWTIAKHYHVSHRSLAKWNGMSPKDPLKIGKSLVIWKKASDGAIIRTLFYKVRNGDTLSGIANKFRIKTSDIIKWNSLMGKKYLQPGQQLKLYVDVTKVSV, encoded by the coding sequence ATGAGAATACATATCAGTTGGGTGCTAATGTTGTTAGTCACCGGATGTCAAACCACCCAACCGTTTGAACAAACGAATGCTTCCGATCCGACCAACACACAGTCGCCTGAGCATTCAGAAAACGCAGCCGCAAAGCCGCCTGCAACGTTCCAGACGGCTGTCAAAGAACAGAAGAAAATACCCACACCACAGGAACAAACGGACTTGTGGCAACGTATTATTATGCAGTTCCGTCTGTCAGTGCCGGATCAAGCATCGGTAAAACGGTATCGGGCTTGGTATCTCAGACATCCCGGACATATAGAAACCGTCGCCCAAAGAGCAACTCCATTTCTCTATCTGATCACTGAAAAGATTGAACAACGTCATCTCCCACTTGAACTCGCTCTGCTCCCCGTCGTCGAAAGCTCATTTGACGCCTTTGCCTACTCTTATGGCAGAGCCGCCGGCTTATGGCAGTTTGTGCCTTCAACCGGGAAAATATATGGTCTGAAACAAAACTTTTGGTATGACGGACGGAGAGATGTTGATGCAGCAACCGACGCAGCGTTAGATTACCTTTCCTACCTGAACAAGAAATTCAATGGCAATTGGAATCATGCCATTGCTGCCTACAATAGTGGCAGCGGCCGAGTCTCCTCCGCGATTCGAAGAAACAAAAGAAAAGGGCTGCCAACCGACTTTTTCTCATTAGATTTACCCAAAGAGACCAGTAGTTATGTCCCTAAACTGCTGGCATTGGTCGATGTCATTGCCCATCATCAACAATACGGTATTGAACTTCCACCGATTACAAACCAACCCGTACTGGCTCGCGTCGATCCTCAGAAGCAGCTCGATCTTGCCGTTGCAGCAAAGTATGCCGGCATCAGTGTCAGAGAACTGCAGAGCTATAATCCAGCGTTCAATCAATGGGCGACATCACCGAATGGTCCATATAACTTACTGATTCCTGTTGATAAAGTCAGTGTATTTGAACAGGCCATCGAGGCCGATGACGGAAAAGGAATGAAACTGATCCGTTATCAGGTTAAGTCCGGTGATGTGTTGAGTACCATTGCTCAAAAATACAATACGACCACAAAAGTCATTCAAACAGTGAATCATCTTGATGGAATGCTGATTCGTGTCGGACAGTATCTGATGATTCCAACCTCAGTCAAAGACGAAAAAGCCTATACACTCAGTATGAGTAATCGACTGGCGAAGATTCAGTCCAGAGTCAGAGGGCAATATAAGATGACCCATCGTGTTCGCTCAGGAGAGAGTTTATGGACGATTGCCAAACACTACCATGTCTCCCATCGGTCTCTGGCTAAATGGAATGGGATGAGCCCGAAAGATCCGCTCAAGATTGGCAAATCTCTGGTGATCTGGAAAAAAGCCAGCGATGGCGCAATCATCCGGACCTTATTTTACAAGGTTCGCAATGGTGATACCCTCAGTGGCATTGCCAATAAATTCAGAATTAAAACATCCGATATCATCAAGTGGAATAGCCTGATGGGAAAAAAATACCTCCAACCCGGCCAGCAGTTGAAGTTATATGTCGATGTAACCAAAGTCAGCGTTTAA
- a CDS encoding endonuclease/exonuclease/phosphatase family protein — MKKRLAIIFAVLLFLSGLGATIVFQVPDSPQLMALVPSTSSAPAVDGQCYQNRHTAAAIDAQGSLNVLVWNIYKENRSDWEPALTQYSQHKQLILLQESSFGSPLYQWLMQQDLSALQVRAFSVFNKSAGVMNIARRLPISACAYTADEPLIRLPKSALVAYYQLSEPQAQTLAVVNVHAINFSLGIDAFQEQLQQLTRTLASHQGPILFAGDFNSWSDARIQLVNQMMASLSMQEVKYTHDQRKQFLSHPLDHVFYRGLILNQASVIQTTASDHNPIEVSFSLPH, encoded by the coding sequence ATGAAAAAAAGATTGGCGATCATCTTTGCTGTCTTACTATTCCTCTCTGGATTAGGCGCGACGATTGTTTTTCAAGTCCCTGACTCACCACAACTGATGGCATTAGTGCCTTCAACGTCATCCGCTCCGGCTGTTGATGGGCAATGTTATCAGAATCGTCACACGGCTGCTGCGATTGACGCTCAAGGGTCGTTGAATGTTTTGGTCTGGAATATCTATAAAGAGAACCGCTCCGATTGGGAGCCGGCACTGACTCAATATAGTCAACACAAACAATTGATCTTGCTTCAGGAATCTAGTTTTGGTTCGCCATTGTATCAATGGCTGATGCAACAAGATTTGTCGGCATTGCAGGTTCGGGCTTTCTCTGTTTTCAACAAGTCTGCTGGCGTGATGAATATTGCAAGGCGACTCCCTATTTCCGCTTGTGCTTATACTGCTGATGAGCCATTGATTCGTCTGCCTAAATCGGCTTTGGTTGCCTATTATCAGTTAAGTGAACCTCAGGCACAGACGCTGGCGGTGGTGAATGTCCATGCCATTAACTTTTCTCTTGGGATCGATGCATTTCAGGAGCAGTTGCAACAATTGACGCGAACGTTGGCCTCTCATCAAGGGCCGATCTTGTTTGCCGGTGATTTTAATAGCTGGAGTGATGCGAGGATTCAGCTGGTCAATCAGATGATGGCCTCATTATCGATGCAGGAAGTGAAATATACGCATGACCAGCGTAAACAGTTCCTTTCTCATCCGCTGGATCATGTCTTTTACCGAGGGCTGATTCTGAATCAGGCCAGTGTGATACAGACAACCGCATCGGATCATAATCCGATTGAGGTCTCTTTCTCTTTACCGCACTAG
- the glnB gene encoding nitrogen regulatory protein P-II, with protein MKKIEAIIKPFKLDDVREALADVGITGMTVSEVKGFGRQKGHTELYRGAEYMVDFLPKVKLEIVVSSDVVDKCVDAIIETAQTGKIGDGKIFIADVERVIRIRTGEEDEDAI; from the coding sequence ATGAAAAAGATAGAAGCTATTATTAAACCGTTCAAACTCGATGATGTTCGGGAAGCGCTTGCCGATGTCGGGATTACGGGGATGACTGTGTCAGAGGTCAAAGGATTTGGACGTCAGAAAGGTCACACTGAGTTATATCGCGGCGCTGAATATATGGTGGATTTTTTGCCGAAAGTGAAACTGGAAATTGTTGTATCCAGTGATGTTGTTGATAAATGTGTTGATGCCATTATTGAAACGGCACAAACCGGCAAAATTGGCGACGGCAAAATATTTATCGCCGATGTTGAGCGAGTGATTCGGATCCGCACAGGTGAAGAAGACGAAGACGCTATCTAA
- the tilS gene encoding tRNA lysidine(34) synthetase TilS: protein MLYHDFSRFMTTHIQSPQARCVLALSGGIDSRVLLHLLARYVRDNQCPAMAVHVHHGLSSSADQWVERCRQWCTEEALPFQVAYIQFDTQGKGLEAAARQARYQALERYIDKGDLLLTGQHRDDQLETFLLALKRGSGPKGLSGMAASMPFHQGRLIRPLLHCSRAEIEAYANTHQLSWVEDESNQDIRFDRNFIRHEVMPLLVARWPHFPQAVQRSAELCASQEALLDELLQERFQAALQPDNRLSVRCLLDCGDAVRAQILRMWFHQFEHQMPSRVQLEQICHQVLLAKSDANPCCRIGNHEVRRFDGYLHYVPVYADIRDWQCQIKFNHPVELPDGLGTLTLTDGTLLTLTLTLTLTLTESTLLTERTTEKPVEFGLDKRCLSTPLWVSFNPEGLVASPVGRKGRHKLKKLFQEYRIPSWRRRRMPILISGQQVVAVAGLFVDEHFSGSDYELIWSTDT, encoded by the coding sequence ATGCTTTATCACGATTTTTCTCGGTTTATGACCACCCATATTCAATCACCACAGGCTCGATGTGTTCTGGCATTGAGTGGTGGTATTGATTCGCGTGTCTTGCTCCACCTGTTGGCTCGTTATGTGCGGGACAATCAATGTCCGGCAATGGCGGTGCATGTCCATCACGGACTGAGCTCGTCTGCTGACCAGTGGGTTGAACGTTGCCGGCAGTGGTGTACAGAAGAAGCATTGCCTTTTCAGGTGGCATATATTCAGTTCGATACTCAAGGTAAAGGTTTGGAAGCGGCGGCTCGTCAAGCAAGATATCAGGCATTAGAGCGTTATATCGACAAAGGTGATCTGCTGCTGACCGGACAACATCGTGATGATCAACTGGAAACGTTTCTGTTGGCTCTCAAGCGAGGAAGTGGCCCGAAAGGCTTATCGGGGATGGCGGCATCAATGCCATTTCATCAAGGACGGTTAATTCGTCCGTTATTGCATTGCTCCAGAGCAGAGATTGAGGCGTATGCCAATACGCATCAATTAAGCTGGGTTGAAGATGAGAGTAATCAGGATATTCGCTTTGACCGGAATTTTATTCGCCATGAGGTGATGCCCTTGTTGGTGGCGCGCTGGCCTCATTTCCCGCAAGCAGTACAACGCAGTGCCGAGCTATGTGCCAGTCAAGAAGCCTTACTGGATGAGTTACTCCAAGAGCGCTTTCAAGCCGCGCTGCAGCCGGACAATCGTTTGTCGGTCCGTTGCTTATTAGATTGTGGAGACGCGGTGCGGGCACAGATATTACGGATGTGGTTCCATCAGTTTGAACATCAGATGCCGAGTCGGGTGCAGTTGGAACAGATCTGTCATCAGGTGTTGCTGGCTAAATCAGATGCCAATCCGTGTTGTCGTATCGGCAATCATGAAGTGCGTCGCTTTGACGGTTATCTCCATTATGTTCCTGTTTATGCGGATATCAGGGATTGGCAATGTCAGATAAAATTTAATCATCCGGTTGAACTTCCTGACGGGCTGGGCACACTAACATTAACCGATGGTACTTTATTAACCTTAACCTTAACCTTAACCTTAACCTTAACCGAAAGCACTCTATTGACTGAGCGCACGACGGAGAAACCAGTTGAATTCGGGCTGGATAAACGTTGTCTGTCTACGCCGCTTTGGGTGAGCTTTAATCCTGAAGGGCTGGTCGCATCTCCCGTTGGGCGAAAGGGGCGACACAAATTGAAGAAACTGTTTCAAGAATACCGAATTCCGAGTTGGCGACGGCGAAGAATGCCGATTTTAATCAGCGGGCAACAGGTGGTAGCCGTGGCGGGTTTGTTTGTTGATGAGCACTTTTCTGGTTCAGACTATGAGCTGATTTGGAGCACTGACACGTAA
- the accA gene encoding acetyl-CoA carboxylase carboxyl transferase subunit alpha produces the protein MSLNFLEFEKPIAELEAKIEALRDVSRHGGSTSVDLDKEIEQLENKSIELKKKIFNDLGAWQVAQLARHPQRPYTLDYIKHVFTDFDELAGDRAYADDKAIVGGMARLDGQPVMVIGHQKGRETREKVKRNFGMPKPEGYRKSLRLMKMAERFNLPIITFIDTAGAYPGVGAEERGQSEAIATNLKVMSSLKVPVICNVVGEGGSGGALAIGVGDYVNMLQYSTYAVISPEGCASILWRDSDKAPQAAEAMGLTAPRLKELGLIDEVIEEPLGGAHSNPQQIAQRMKETLQRQLQELGQFEQDVLLDRRYQRLMNYGYC, from the coding sequence ATGAGCCTGAATTTTCTAGAATTTGAAAAACCAATTGCAGAACTTGAAGCGAAAATTGAAGCGTTGCGAGATGTCTCTCGTCATGGTGGGAGTACCTCAGTCGATCTCGATAAAGAGATTGAACAGCTAGAAAATAAAAGCATCGAGCTGAAGAAAAAAATCTTTAATGATTTAGGTGCGTGGCAAGTTGCTCAATTAGCTCGCCACCCTCAGCGTCCGTATACTTTGGACTACATCAAACATGTCTTTACTGATTTTGATGAACTGGCCGGTGATCGTGCTTATGCTGACGATAAAGCAATTGTTGGTGGCATGGCGCGTCTGGATGGTCAACCTGTGATGGTGATTGGTCATCAGAAAGGCCGTGAAACCCGAGAGAAGGTGAAGCGTAACTTTGGAATGCCAAAACCTGAAGGTTATCGTAAATCGCTGCGTTTGATGAAAATGGCGGAGCGTTTTAACCTGCCGATTATTACGTTTATCGATACGGCTGGTGCTTATCCCGGTGTCGGTGCTGAAGAGCGCGGGCAATCAGAAGCGATCGCGACCAATCTGAAAGTGATGTCCAGTTTAAAAGTGCCGGTTATTTGTAATGTGGTTGGTGAAGGGGGCTCCGGTGGCGCTTTAGCTATCGGTGTTGGTGATTATGTCAACATGTTGCAGTATTCAACTTATGCGGTTATCTCTCCTGAAGGCTGTGCTTCTATTTTGTGGCGTGATTCAGATAAAGCGCCTCAAGCGGCTGAAGCTATGGGACTCACTGCACCACGATTAAAAGAGCTGGGACTGATTGATGAGGTTATCGAAGAACCTTTGGGTGGGGCGCATAGCAATCCCCAGCAAATTGCACAACGAATGAAAGAGACGTTGCAACGACAGCTTCAGGAACTGGGTCAATTTGAGCAGGATGTTTTATTAGATCGCCGCTATCAGCGACTCATGAATTACGGTTATTGTTAA
- the dnaE gene encoding DNA polymerase III subunit alpha, which translates to MSDPKFIHLRIHSDFSMIDGLSKVPPLVKKVAEMGMPAMALTDFTNLCGLVKFYSTAHNSGVKPIIGADFSVRSQAFGDDLTRLTLLAANNTGYKNLTWLISQAYLRGHIQHQPVIDQEWLAEHSEGLIVLSGGKNGDIGQALLKGNQKLVEQYVDFYQTHFPDRFYLELLRTGRLDEETYLHFAIELAEQYDLPVVATNEVVFLSRDLFDAHEIRVAIHDGYTLEDPRRPKHYSEQQYLRSEDEMCELFKDIPEALENTVEIAKRCNVTVRLGEYFLPNFPTEGMNIDDFLVKKSQEGLEKRLEFLFPDPQVREQQRPAYDERLQIELDVINQMGFPGYFLIVMEFIQWSKDNDIPVGPGRGSGAGSLVAYALKITDLDPLEYDLLFERFLNPERVSMPDFDVDFCMDKRDRVIEHVAEMYGRDAVSQIITFGTMAAKAVIRDVGRVLGHPFGFVDRISKLVPPDPGMTLEKAFKAEPALQELYDVDEEVKELIDKCRILEGCTRNAGKHAGGVVISPTTITDFSPIYCDPEGHYPVTQFDKNDVETAGLVKFDFLGLRTLTIIDWALGLINPRLEKRGEPPVRIEAIPLVDPQSFRNLQNSETTAVFQLESRGMKDLIKRLQPDCFEDIIALVALFRPGPLQSGMVDNFIDRKHGREPLSYPDEKWQHESLKEILEPTYGIILYQEQVMQIAQVLAGYTLGGADMLRRAMGKKKPEEMAKQRAVFEQGAINNGIDGELAMKIFDLVEKFAGYGFNKSHSAAYALVSYQTLWLKTHYPAEFMAAVMTADMDNTEKVVGLVDECIRMNLAVLPPDINSGLYRFNVDDQGAIVYGIGAIKGVGEGPIDAILEARNADGHFKDLFDFCARVDLKRVNKRVIEKLIYAGALDRLGPHRAAMMASLDDAVKAASQHRQAESFGQTDMFGVLTDAPEAVEQRYTQVTPWPEKVWLEGERDTLGLYLTGHPVNAYLKELTHYTDCRLKDVTPTRRDQSLKVAGLVIAARVMTTKRGSRIGILTLDDRSGRLEAMLFSDALEQYAELLEKDKILVLNGQVSFDDFNGGLKMTVREVMDLDSSREKYAKSLSLSITQTQIDEPFFERFSRILEPHRSGSVPIHIYYQRVDARAKLTLGTEWRVTPNDTLLDELKQLLGPGQVELEFN; encoded by the coding sequence ATGTCTGACCCTAAATTTATCCATCTCAGAATTCATAGTGATTTTTCTATGATTGATGGGCTGTCGAAAGTGCCTCCTTTAGTCAAGAAGGTTGCAGAGATGGGAATGCCGGCGATGGCGTTAACCGATTTTACCAACCTATGCGGGTTAGTGAAATTTTACAGTACGGCCCATAATTCTGGCGTGAAGCCGATTATCGGTGCTGATTTTTCAGTCCGTTCGCAAGCATTCGGTGATGATCTGACTCGTCTGACGTTGTTGGCAGCAAATAATACTGGCTACAAGAATCTGACGTGGCTCATCTCACAAGCCTATCTTCGTGGGCATATTCAGCATCAGCCAGTGATCGATCAGGAATGGTTGGCTGAACATTCGGAAGGTTTAATCGTTCTGTCTGGTGGTAAAAATGGTGATATCGGACAGGCTTTACTCAAAGGCAACCAGAAACTGGTTGAGCAGTATGTCGATTTTTATCAGACTCATTTCCCCGACCGTTTTTATCTTGAATTGCTCCGAACTGGGCGTCTTGACGAAGAAACCTACCTGCATTTTGCCATCGAACTGGCAGAACAATATGACTTACCGGTTGTGGCGACCAATGAAGTTGTCTTTTTAAGTCGGGATCTATTTGATGCGCATGAAATTCGAGTAGCGATTCATGATGGCTATACGCTCGAAGATCCTCGCAGACCCAAACATTATAGTGAACAGCAATATCTTCGTAGCGAAGATGAGATGTGTGAGCTGTTCAAAGACATCCCCGAAGCACTGGAAAATACCGTTGAAATCGCTAAACGCTGTAATGTGACGGTACGGTTAGGCGAGTATTTCTTACCGAACTTCCCCACGGAAGGGATGAATATTGATGACTTTTTAGTGAAAAAGTCACAGGAAGGGCTGGAAAAACGACTCGAATTCCTCTTTCCTGATCCACAAGTTAGAGAGCAGCAACGACCTGCCTATGATGAGCGTTTGCAGATTGAACTTGATGTGATCAACCAAATGGGCTTCCCCGGTTATTTCTTGATCGTCATGGAGTTTATCCAATGGTCGAAAGATAATGATATTCCGGTGGGACCCGGTCGGGGGTCTGGTGCCGGTTCTTTGGTGGCTTATGCTCTGAAAATTACCGATTTGGATCCGCTGGAATATGACCTGCTTTTCGAACGTTTTCTTAACCCGGAACGGGTCTCGATGCCCGACTTTGATGTCGATTTCTGTATGGATAAACGTGACCGGGTGATCGAACACGTTGCTGAGATGTACGGAAGAGATGCCGTTTCTCAGATCATTACTTTCGGTACCATGGCTGCAAAAGCGGTTATTCGTGATGTGGGACGGGTTTTAGGACATCCATTTGGATTCGTGGACCGAATTTCCAAACTGGTGCCGCCCGATCCGGGGATGACTCTGGAAAAAGCGTTTAAAGCTGAGCCGGCGCTGCAAGAACTCTATGATGTCGATGAAGAAGTCAAAGAGCTGATCGACAAGTGTCGCATTCTGGAAGGATGTACCCGAAATGCGGGTAAGCATGCGGGTGGGGTAGTGATCTCACCGACCACGATTACCGATTTTTCCCCTATTTATTGTGATCCGGAAGGTCACTATCCGGTGACTCAGTTCGATAAAAATGATGTCGAGACTGCGGGGCTGGTGAAGTTTGACTTTTTGGGGCTGCGTACACTGACGATTATCGACTGGGCGCTTGGTCTGATCAATCCACGGTTAGAAAAACGAGGAGAGCCACCGGTTCGTATCGAAGCGATTCCGCTTGTTGACCCCCAATCATTTCGGAATCTGCAAAACTCAGAAACAACCGCGGTGTTCCAGCTCGAATCACGCGGGATGAAAGATCTGATTAAACGACTTCAGCCGGACTGTTTCGAAGATATTATCGCATTGGTGGCGCTGTTCCGTCCCGGTCCTTTGCAGTCAGGAATGGTTGATAACTTTATTGACCGGAAGCATGGGCGTGAACCGCTCTCTTATCCTGATGAAAAATGGCAGCACGAATCGCTCAAAGAAATTCTTGAGCCAACGTATGGCATCATTCTTTATCAGGAACAGGTCATGCAAATCGCTCAGGTCCTGGCTGGCTATACTCTGGGTGGTGCAGATATGTTGCGCCGCGCAATGGGGAAAAAGAAGCCGGAGGAAATGGCGAAGCAGCGGGCGGTATTCGAGCAAGGTGCGATCAATAACGGTATTGATGGCGAACTTGCGATGAAAATCTTTGACTTGGTAGAGAAATTTGCCGGTTATGGGTTTAACAAGTCGCATTCAGCAGCGTATGCTCTTGTATCATATCAGACGTTATGGTTGAAAACGCACTATCCGGCGGAGTTTATGGCTGCAGTGATGACTGCGGATATGGACAATACCGAAAAAGTGGTCGGTTTGGTCGATGAATGTATTCGTATGAACCTAGCGGTGCTACCACCAGATATTAATTCGGGGCTTTATCGGTTTAATGTCGATGATCAGGGCGCTATCGTGTACGGTATCGGGGCGATAAAAGGTGTCGGTGAAGGCCCGATTGATGCTATTCTCGAAGCCCGTAACGCTGACGGACATTTTAAAGATTTGTTTGATTTCTGTGCACGTGTAGATCTCAAACGGGTGAATAAGCGTGTTATTGAGAAACTGATCTATGCCGGTGCGCTTGATCGTCTTGGACCACATCGCGCCGCAATGATGGCCTCTCTGGATGATGCGGTCAAAGCGGCCAGCCAGCATCGTCAGGCTGAATCATTTGGCCAAACAGATATGTTTGGTGTATTGACCGATGCACCGGAAGCGGTAGAACAACGGTATACCCAAGTGACACCATGGCCGGAAAAAGTCTGGCTTGAAGGTGAAAGAGATACGTTAGGACTGTATTTGACCGGACACCCTGTCAATGCGTATCTGAAGGAACTCACTCATTATACTGATTGTCGATTAAAGGATGTGACGCCAACGCGACGCGATCAATCATTAAAAGTGGCGGGATTGGTGATTGCCGCACGGGTGATGACGACGAAGCGAGGCTCGCGAATCGGGATATTAACATTGGATGATCGTTCCGGTCGGTTAGAAGCGATGTTGTTCTCTGATGCGCTGGAACAGTATGCAGAATTGCTGGAAAAAGATAAAATTCTGGTCCTAAATGGACAGGTCAGCTTTGATGACTTCAATGGTGGGCTTAAAATGACCGTCCGCGAAGTGATGGATTTAGATTCATCACGAGAAAAATATGCAAAGAGTCTGTCTTTATCAATCACTCAAACACAGATTGATGAACCATTTTTTGAGCGTTTCAGCCGTATTCTGGAACCTCACCGTTCCGGCAGTGTACCGATACATATTTATTATCAACGGGTTGATGCCAGAGCGAAATTGACCTTGGGTACAGAATGGCGAGTGACGCCGAACGATACATTGCTGGATGAACTGAAACAACTGCTTGGCCCCGGCCAAGTTGAACTCGAATTTAACTAA
- the rnhB gene encoding ribonuclease HII — MANVEFPPFEYPLGYQRFAGVDEVGRGPLVGDVVTAAVILDPARPISGLTDSKKLSEKKRLALFPEIQEKAVAWAIGRCSAQEIDQINILQATMVAMQRAVRALPVAAEFVLVDGNRIPSLSVPAAAIVKGDLRVAEISAASILAKVTRDQEMILLDQQYPNYGFAQHKGYPTKAHLEAIERYGVIDVHRRSFKPVRRILDLDR; from the coding sequence ATGGCTAACGTCGAATTCCCTCCTTTTGAATACCCGCTCGGTTATCAGCGTTTTGCCGGTGTGGATGAAGTTGGTCGTGGGCCGCTCGTTGGCGATGTCGTGACAGCCGCAGTTATTTTAGATCCGGCCCGACCGATCTCGGGTTTAACCGACTCGAAGAAATTATCTGAAAAGAAACGATTGGCACTCTTTCCTGAAATTCAGGAAAAAGCAGTTGCGTGGGCGATTGGGCGTTGCTCTGCACAAGAAATCGATCAGATAAATATTTTACAGGCAACGATGGTCGCAATGCAGCGAGCTGTTCGTGCGCTGCCGGTTGCGGCTGAATTTGTTTTGGTCGATGGTAATCGGATTCCGTCCTTATCTGTTCCGGCAGCGGCTATTGTCAAAGGCGATCTGCGAGTGGCTGAAATTAGTGCCGCTTCGATTTTGGCGAAAGTCACCCGGGATCAGGAAATGATTCTGTTAGATCAGCAATATCCAAACTATGGATTTGCACAGCATAAAGGCTACCCCACCAAAGCGCATCTGGAAGCGATTGAACGTTATGGGGTGATTGATGTGCATCGCAGAAGTTTCAAGCCTGTACGACGTATTTTGGACTTAGATAGATAA